Within Dehalococcoidales bacterium, the genomic segment CGGCTCAATCAGGGGAAGAGAGGATAATGCCGAACGCCTGGTGGACGTGGTTATCCATACGGGCAACATACCCAGGGAGACACTGATTCAGCACCTGGAAGAAGTTCAGATTCTTGATTCCGGCTACATAATGCACCTGATGCCCGCCGGCATCAGCAAGGGAAATACGCTGCTTGAACTACTCGGCAGCGTGGGGCATGATGGCGTATCGCCGGAAGAGGTCATGGTGTTCGGGGACTCCGCTACTGACCTGTCACTATTCGAGCTATTCCCGCACAGTGTCCTGATACCGAACCCCAGGCTGGCTCCTGAGCTCACCGATGATGTGCAGAAGGCGGCTGCATACATTGCCGGTATTCCTTATGGTGAGGGCTTTGTCCAGATAGCACGGTATATCGCTGAAATCCGTGCCAACAGTGGCCGCAGTTAGGATGTCATCTCTATCCCACCGGCGTTCGACAGCGTACATACCCGATAATACGTTCAGATAAGCATGGCGGCAGGCCAAATACATGCAATCAAGGAGACCCGAATGCTCAAAGAGCTGATACTAGAGAACAGAAGTCGACGGCGGTTCCACCAGAAACCGGTAGAGAGGGAAACGCTGCGGGAGCTAATCGACCTGGCCAGACTGTCGGCCTCAGGGGGCAACCGCCAGGCACTGAAATTCGCCATCGTCTGCGATGAGGATACCAATGCCCGCGTATTCCCACTCATAGGCCTGGCAGGGAACCCCACCCAGGATGAAGCTCCCACGGCCTACATCGTTATCCTCGGTGACACCGAGATAAGCAAGTCCTATGGCTGTGACCACGGAATAGCCGCTCAGAGCATAATGCTCGGTGCAACAGAGGAAGGTCTCGGTGGCTGTATGGTCGGCATAGTGGACCGAAAAGGACTCCGCAAGCTCCTGGATATCCCCGGACGCTACGAAATCCTCCTCCTGCTTATCCTCGGCTGGCCCAAAGAAAAGCCCATCATCGACTCCCTGGGTGCGGACGGCGATACACAGGGAACCTGGGACGATGAAGGTGTCCGTCACGTCCCCAAGCGCTCGCTGGACGAGCTTATCATTAACTAACGCCGTCAGTAGTACCGACGGCACCATAACGGCTAGAGGCCGGTTATCAGACGTGCCAGCTCGCGCCGATGGTGCGCCGGGTCGCCCAGGTAGTGGTACAGGGCGCGCGACGCCCGTGTGTGGAAACTCGCCGAGTGGTCCTTCGAGTAGCTCACGCCGCTGAAGACCCGATGGGCAAGGGTACAGATTTCCCAGTAGGCTTCACTGGTAACCGCCTTGGCCATGTGTACGCTTTCCGCGGCCTGTCTCCCCGTATCCAGCTTCCATAGACACTCGTAGGTAGTCCAGCGGGCAGCATCGCGATAGTTGACCATCTCGATAATCATATCCTGCACCCGCTGAAATCTTCCGATGGCCTGGCCAAACTGCACCCTGGAGCGACTGTATTCCAGCGTC encodes:
- a CDS encoding HAD hydrolase family protein is translated as MSLSYQHITPALACQTKLLMTDVDGTLTSADDTISPAVFEAVLRLEESGIIVGLVSGRTLPGLESLGYRLNISGPIIAENGAMARLKVGGELMELGYSRKPSMEALKKLMLLYPGSIRGREDNAERLVDVVIHTGNIPRETLIQHLEEVQILDSGYIMHLMPAGISKGNTLLELLGSVGHDGVSPEEVMVFGDSATDLSLFELFPHSVLIPNPRLAPELTDDVQKAAAYIAGIPYGEGFVQIARYIAEIRANSGRS
- a CDS encoding nitroreductase family protein, which codes for MLKELILENRSRRRFHQKPVERETLRELIDLARLSASGGNRQALKFAIVCDEDTNARVFPLIGLAGNPTQDEAPTAYIVILGDTEISKSYGCDHGIAAQSIMLGATEEGLGGCMVGIVDRKGLRKLLDIPGRYEILLLLILGWPKEKPIIDSLGADGDTQGTWDDEGVRHVPKRSLDELIIN
- a CDS encoding acyl-CoA dehydrogenase family protein gives rise to the protein PGYLAGRAFEVKLDSVRVPVSDRLGEGNDAWPALERAIARSIPVLCAYKVGGCQTVSEMTLEYSRSRVQFGQAIGRFQRVQDMIIEMVNYRDAARWTTYECLWKLDTGRQAAESVHMAKAVTSEAYWEICTLAHRVFSGVSYSKDHSASFHTRASRALYHYLGDPAHHRRELARLITGL